In Spirobacillus cienkowskii, a genomic segment contains:
- a CDS encoding chorismate-binding protein, translated as MKTALLKKNLLNHSENIDNLIFLLEKRFKNKNLFHAQVYSCFGFEYPIEDKFIASNKSDSVFKNFYDPQSENYILLRFFCNSTILFQGNNFKDFTSNLKTDENTPIFFITPFSDLEQEESSIIIKPNFEIKIKIYINSIILTINNYNENLFFFESLQNEINLIFKNKSKNNIKLIKRKKTNLQINENIKSTIQKIKKHMSQGDCYLANITTTQTLNKSKKFITMSQFFYCWINNFSRFGIYYNNKKIAIASFSPERFLSTNNGFVISEPIKGTIKTKYNLPNFKDAYLIWNKQKEILEHTMIVDLMRNDLHEICLAESIKVYKPFFARISGNLIQMQSFIVGKLKNKITLSDCLEKTLPAGSITGTPKRKVCEIIHTLEKNKRGYYTGVCGIKESDGNFDSTLLIRSVFMGKRGVYFGVGAGITSLSNTQFEFNEFKTKLNSFLPILESLLK; from the coding sequence TTGAAGACCGCTCTTTTAAAAAAAAACTTACTAAATCACTCAGAAAATATCGATAATTTAATTTTTTTGTTAGAAAAACGCTTTAAAAACAAAAATCTATTCCATGCTCAAGTTTACTCATGTTTTGGCTTTGAATATCCTATTGAGGACAAATTTATTGCATCAAACAAGTCAGATAGCGTTTTCAAAAATTTTTACGACCCTCAATCAGAAAATTATATTTTGCTGAGGTTCTTTTGTAATTCAACTATTCTATTTCAAGGCAATAATTTTAAAGATTTTACATCTAATCTAAAAACTGACGAAAACACACCTATTTTCTTTATAACTCCATTTTCTGATTTAGAACAGGAAGAGTCTTCAATTATTATAAAACCAAATTTTGAAATCAAAATTAAAATTTATATAAATAGTATTATATTAACTATAAATAATTACAATGAAAATTTATTTTTTTTCGAGTCATTACAAAATGAAATTAATTTGATTTTTAAAAATAAATCGAAAAATAACATCAAATTAATAAAAAGAAAAAAAACAAATCTTCAAATAAATGAAAATATTAAAAGTACAATACAAAAAATAAAAAAACATATGTCTCAAGGAGACTGTTATTTAGCAAATATTACAACAACTCAAACACTTAATAAAAGCAAAAAATTTATTACAATGTCACAATTTTTTTACTGTTGGATTAATAATTTTTCTAGATTTGGAATATATTATAATAATAAAAAAATTGCGATAGCGAGTTTCTCCCCAGAAAGATTTTTATCCACTAATAATGGGTTTGTTATTTCTGAACCCATTAAAGGTACCATTAAAACAAAATACAATCTTCCTAATTTTAAAGATGCTTACCTTATTTGGAATAAACAAAAAGAAATATTAGAACATACAATGATTGTGGATCTTATGAGAAATGATTTGCATGAAATTTGTTTAGCAGAAAGTATCAAGGTATATAAACCTTTTTTTGCCAGAATATCCGGAAATTTAATTCAAATGCAAAGCTTTATAGTTGGAAAATTAAAAAATAAGATCACTCTATCTGATTGCCTCGAAAAAACCTTGCCTGCAGGCTCAATTACCGGCACCCCAAAAAGAAAAGTGTGTGAAATTATTCATACTCTTGAAAAAAACAAAAGAGGATACTACACAGGAGTTTGTGGTATTAAAGAATCCGATGGAAATTTTGACTCCACCCTATTAATTAGAAGTGTGTTTATGGGAAAACGAGGAGTCTATTTTGGAGTTGGGGCAGGAATTACTTCTCTATCAAACACTCAGTTTGAATTTAATGAGTTTAAAACAAAATTAAACTCTTTTTTGCCAATTTTAGAAAGTCTACTAAAATGA
- a CDS encoding AMP nucleosidase has translation MKTKAEICRNWLPRYTGSKIEDFADHILLTNFQAYVNRFAEMTDSKIVGLDRAMPNATCRKSNVTMINFGMGSANAATIMDLLSAKVPKAVLFLGKCGGLKHSTEIGHFILPIAAIRGEGTSNDYFPPEVPAMPSFKLHKFVSQKIVEAGHDYRTGVVYTTNRRVWEHDQAFLKYMHKMKCIAVDMETATILMVGLYNEIARGALLVVSDVPITPEGVKTEMGDKSVSAKWTDIHIQLGIESLKDLEANGEPIKHFKY, from the coding sequence ATGAAGACAAAAGCGGAAATTTGTAGAAACTGGTTGCCTCGTTATACGGGCTCAAAGATTGAAGATTTTGCTGATCATATTCTATTAACCAATTTTCAGGCTTACGTTAACCGCTTTGCGGAAATGACGGATTCTAAAATTGTTGGACTAGATAGAGCGATGCCAAATGCAACTTGTAGAAAATCAAATGTTACAATGATAAATTTTGGAATGGGTTCTGCTAATGCAGCAACTATAATGGATCTTTTAAGTGCAAAAGTACCTAAAGCAGTTTTATTTTTGGGCAAGTGTGGTGGTTTGAAACATTCAACCGAAATTGGACATTTTATTTTACCAATTGCAGCCATTAGAGGAGAAGGGACTTCTAATGATTATTTTCCTCCAGAAGTTCCCGCAATGCCTTCATTTAAGCTGCACAAATTTGTTTCACAAAAAATTGTGGAAGCAGGGCACGATTATCGGACGGGAGTTGTTTATACTACAAATAGAAGGGTTTGGGAGCACGATCAGGCGTTTTTAAAATACATGCATAAAATGAAATGTATTGCCGTTGATATGGAGACAGCAACAATCTTAATGGTAGGTTTATATAATGAGATTGCTCGTGGGGCATTACTTGTGGTTTCTGATGTTCCTATCACTCCCGAAGGGGTTAAAACAGAAATGGGAGACAAAAGCGTTTCTGCAAAGTGGACAGACATTCATATTCAGCTCGGTATAGAAAGCTTAAAAGATTTGGAAGCAAATGGTGAGCCAATTAAACATTTTAAATATTAA
- a CDS encoding 7-carboxy-7-deazaguanine synthase QueE — protein sequence MHASFLVNEMYPCLQGEGVNLGKPSLLVRFQICNLRCSWCDTPYTHTFKSDPVSSTEPKGIQKFTRHSLNELVTKIQSFKVNHLILSGGEPTLHNIGLLMRSLGSNYTAEVESNGTRIPHLQIPNFLNSDYFLMQWNISPKFSNANEKINSEALEHWAKLSLQYDQIYFKFVIRKQEATEDLNEVLKIISKFNISKHKVLLMPEGTSIESQICNVWLHDICLKHSFRYTPRLHVLLFGNLRGV from the coding sequence ATGCACGCAAGTTTTTTAGTTAATGAAATGTATCCATGTTTACAAGGTGAAGGCGTAAACCTAGGAAAACCTTCTTTGCTAGTACGATTTCAAATATGCAACTTACGTTGTTCATGGTGTGATACTCCATACACGCACACGTTTAAAAGCGATCCTGTAAGTTCAACCGAACCAAAAGGAATACAAAAATTTACTCGTCATTCACTGAATGAGCTTGTTACTAAAATTCAATCTTTCAAGGTTAATCATCTTATTCTATCTGGTGGCGAACCGACGCTTCATAATATAGGTTTATTAATGAGAAGCCTTGGTTCAAACTACACAGCAGAAGTAGAAAGTAATGGCACTCGCATACCGCATTTACAAATCCCTAATTTTTTAAACAGTGACTACTTTTTAATGCAATGGAATATTTCTCCAAAATTTTCAAACGCAAATGAAAAAATCAACTCCGAAGCTTTAGAGCATTGGGCAAAGCTTTCTTTACAGTATGATCAGATTTATTTTAAATTTGTAATTAGAAAACAAGAAGCAACAGAAGATTTAAATGAGGTATTGAAAATCATATCTAAATTTAATATTTCAAAACATAAGGTACTTCTTATGCCCGAAGGTACAAGCATTGAATCGCAAATATGTAACGTTTGGCTGCATGATATTTGTTTAAAGCATTCTTTTCGTTATACACCAAGACTTCATGTGTTACTTTTTGGGAACTTAAGAGGGGTGTAG
- a CDS encoding 6-carboxytetrahydropterin synthase: MQTKNLNTTKIFIQDVTLLDCAILYPSAGPKGKSWYVDITWEGFKDNNGVIFDFSLAKKSAKNTIDHEFDHKLLVNGNSIRFQSNTQTIVIENYKENLFFAINTYNNSVTRISKDTLAALDNNDFSLLEKEIAQSILRNSPKNVKSVTVTLREHEHNKNPNYFSYTHSLCHHYGNCQRFHGHSNIIEVFENGNLNLEKSTFAAKKLNNSYIISRNYVVDSWNTKLIQDLVDYCPELLELKETVIAAQYKGTQGEVAIILPKENVFTLEQESTVENLAEFVYQLFSPQEQQIEIRAYEGLSKGAICFNL; encoded by the coding sequence ATGCAAACTAAAAATTTGAATACAACCAAAATATTTATTCAAGATGTTACCCTACTTGATTGTGCTATTTTATACCCAAGCGCAGGCCCAAAAGGCAAAAGCTGGTATGTTGATATTACTTGGGAAGGTTTTAAGGATAATAATGGTGTAATTTTCGATTTTAGTTTAGCTAAAAAATCTGCTAAAAATACGATTGATCATGAGTTTGATCACAAATTATTAGTAAATGGTAATTCAATTCGGTTTCAATCAAACACACAAACGATTGTAATTGAAAATTATAAAGAAAATTTATTTTTTGCAATAAATACTTATAATAACTCAGTAACAAGAATTTCTAAAGACACTTTAGCTGCGCTGGATAATAATGATTTTTCCTTGCTTGAAAAAGAAATTGCGCAATCTATTTTAAGAAATTCTCCAAAAAATGTTAAAAGCGTTACCGTTACATTGAGAGAACACGAACATAATAAAAACCCAAATTACTTTAGTTATACTCATAGTCTTTGTCATCATTATGGCAACTGTCAAAGATTCCATGGCCATAGTAACATTATCGAAGTTTTTGAAAATGGAAATTTGAATTTAGAAAAAAGTACTTTTGCCGCTAAAAAATTAAATAATTCTTATATTATTTCCAGAAACTATGTGGTTGATTCTTGGAACACAAAATTAATTCAAGATCTTGTTGATTATTGTCCTGAACTTCTTGAATTAAAAGAAACAGTAATAGCAGCTCAATACAAGGGAACCCAAGGTGAAGTTGCAATCATTTTACCGAAAGAAAATGTGTTTACTCTTGAACAAGAAAGTACAGTCGAAAATTTAGCAGAGTTTGTTTATCAATTATTTTCTCCTCAAGAGCAACAAATTGAAATTCGTGCTTACGAAGGATTATCCAAAGGCGCTATTTGTTTTAACTTGTAG
- a CDS encoding flagellin: MGLRVQTNISSINAQRNLSVSTLLLAKHTERVSSGYRINRAADDAAGLAISEKLRSQIRGLTQAKRNTADGISLIQTAEGGLNEISNMLIRLKELSIQAASDTIGDLERGHIQKEFEALKDEIDRIAYSTEFNGTRLLTGEAKIPEILKKNSNPPPLEVQVGASYYPEVDDLRTVRNPTHIIRINLNKINALTGGPGSLNLGSVPDATGTRVDKKVHAQRSITRIDDAIDKVNEYRAILGSIQNRMEHTIANTSITIENLQAAKSRIKDSDYAEESSQVVQQGILQKAGISVLLQANQIPEMALKLLG, from the coding sequence ATGGGATTACGAGTCCAAACAAACATCAGCTCTATTAATGCTCAAAGGAACTTGTCTGTGTCGACACTGTTACTTGCTAAACATACCGAAAGAGTTTCAAGCGGATATCGTATTAATAGAGCGGCCGACGATGCAGCTGGACTTGCTATTTCTGAAAAATTACGCTCTCAAATAAGAGGATTAACCCAAGCAAAAAGAAATACTGCAGATGGAATAAGCCTAATTCAAACAGCTGAAGGAGGCTTAAATGAAATATCTAATATGCTCATTCGTTTAAAAGAGCTTTCGATTCAGGCTGCAAGCGATACCATCGGAGACTTAGAAAGAGGACATATTCAAAAAGAATTTGAAGCTCTTAAAGACGAGATTGATAGAATTGCTTACTCGACTGAGTTTAACGGAACACGTCTTTTAACTGGAGAAGCTAAAATACCTGAAATTCTAAAAAAGAATAGCAATCCACCACCACTTGAAGTTCAAGTCGGTGCTTCTTATTATCCAGAGGTGGATGACTTGCGTACAGTTCGCAATCCAACCCATATTATCAGAATAAATCTTAATAAAATTAATGCATTAACAGGTGGTCCTGGCTCTTTAAATCTTGGTAGTGTTCCTGATGCCACAGGAACCAGAGTTGATAAAAAAGTACATGCACAAAGAAGTATCACCCGAATTGACGATGCAATTGATAAAGTCAACGAGTACAGAGCAATTCTTGGATCCATTCAAAATAGAATGGAACACACCATCGCAAATACAAGCATTACAATTGAAAACTTACAAGCTGCAAAATCAAGAATTAAGGACTCTGATTATGCCGAAGAAAGCTCTCAAGTTGTGCAGCAAGGAATATTACAAAAAGCCGGTATTTCTGTACTCTTACAAGCAAATCAAATTCCAGAAATGGCTCTAAAGCTTTTAGGTTGA
- a CDS encoding aldehyde dehydrogenase family protein, translating into MNSISSIIAGKKNLGTNYFSSFNPSNNEDTLGTFSNATKEECIEACKVARSGLEQWKNTPAPIRAGIISNLAKLIEKNKESLSQVLTREMGKPIKEARGDVQEAIDTCYFFISEGRRLYGQTVPSEMSNKELYTYRRPVGVFACITAGNFPVAVPSWYFIPALICGNTCVWKPSEDTPLVSLIFAELLYAAGVPKNVFQVVFGTGPQTGAQLISLVNDGLIDKVGFTGSTQVGRLIGEICGKNLQNPCLELGGKNPLVIMPDADLDLAVNGILWSGFGTAGQRCTSLGNLIIHKSVKDTLISKILNKVNDLSIGEPTNENNFYGPMISERFLNKHLDNLECLIKPHHKILTSKNGKITSQNKPNSFNGNASSGYYAFPSIIDNVQENDEIYYTETFGPLFNVLTFNSIEEAIYLSNKTGYGLSSAIYTSDIHSAYKFKNEISAGMTSINNSTTGAEAHLPFGGNGKSGNGSRQSGIWVIDQFTKWQAVNWDMSGKLQLAQMDTNYINPTDYTVSVDKYILQ; encoded by the coding sequence ATGAATTCAATATCATCTATTATTGCAGGTAAAAAAAACCTAGGTACTAACTACTTTTCATCATTTAATCCCTCTAATAATGAAGATACTTTAGGTACTTTTTCGAATGCAACAAAAGAAGAATGCATTGAAGCTTGCAAAGTTGCTCGTTCCGGATTGGAGCAATGGAAAAATACTCCAGCACCCATTAGAGCTGGAATTATTTCTAATCTTGCAAAATTAATTGAAAAAAACAAAGAGTCTCTTTCTCAAGTTTTAACTCGAGAAATGGGCAAACCAATTAAAGAAGCAAGAGGTGATGTTCAAGAAGCAATAGATACTTGTTACTTTTTTATTTCCGAAGGAAGACGTTTATATGGACAAACAGTTCCAAGTGAAATGTCGAATAAAGAACTTTACACTTATCGAAGACCTGTTGGTGTATTTGCCTGTATCACTGCAGGAAATTTTCCTGTAGCCGTTCCAAGCTGGTATTTTATTCCTGCTCTCATTTGCGGAAATACATGCGTATGGAAACCTTCTGAAGACACTCCTTTAGTATCTTTAATTTTTGCAGAACTACTTTATGCTGCTGGGGTTCCAAAAAATGTATTTCAAGTTGTATTTGGAACTGGTCCTCAAACAGGAGCTCAGTTAATATCTTTAGTAAATGATGGATTAATAGATAAAGTTGGTTTTACGGGTAGCACTCAAGTTGGAAGACTTATTGGAGAAATTTGTGGGAAAAACTTACAAAATCCTTGCTTAGAACTAGGCGGTAAAAATCCTTTAGTAATAATGCCAGATGCAGATCTTGATCTAGCTGTAAATGGAATATTGTGGTCTGGATTTGGAACAGCAGGACAGCGTTGTACTTCTCTTGGAAACTTAATTATTCATAAATCGGTAAAAGATACATTAATTTCAAAAATATTAAATAAAGTAAACGATCTATCAATTGGAGAACCAACAAATGAAAACAATTTTTATGGCCCAATGATAAGTGAAAGATTTTTAAATAAACATCTAGATAATTTAGAATGCTTAATTAAACCTCACCATAAGATACTAACATCTAAAAATGGAAAAATTACAAGCCAAAATAAACCTAATAGCTTTAATGGTAATGCGAGTTCAGGATATTACGCTTTTCCATCAATAATAGATAATGTTCAAGAAAATGATGAAATTTACTATACTGAAACTTTTGGTCCATTATTTAATGTATTAACTTTTAATTCTATTGAAGAAGCTATCTATCTATCAAATAAAACAGGTTATGGTTTAAGTTCGGCAATATATACTTCAGATATTCATTCTGCATACAAATTTAAAAACGAAATTTCTGCAGGAATGACAAGTATAAATAACAGCACCACGGGAGCAGAAGCGCATTTGCCTTTTGGTGGTAACGGAAAAAGTGGTAATGGAAGTCGACAATCTGGAATTTGGGTTATAGACCAATTTACTAAGTGGCAAGCTGTAAATTGGGATATGAGTGGAAAATTACAACTTGCACAAATGGATACAAATTATATCAATCCAACTGACTATACAGTTAGTGTTGATAAATATATCTTGCAATAA
- a CDS encoding ABC transporter ATP-binding protein: MDLNANKEMSTLKIWSQQIKFWPSHFVLFTIAAIITIPLSLALVSVTSVIIQTINFVPDDITWKRLIGEQFALWITPLVEGTQFEYSIPLTFQKDWFALIFIILSLTYCLLNFYCEFNLKYLGEKLAKMLRYEISNKYFSLNYLSAKNIDIGLLSSMVGEDIREAQQTFTRLINTIIKNGLTSIVLILWLIILDYQLFILFLTVLIPAGIVLKVTSKTLKKLSRQGLQFESELLSSILERMRGWQTIQSHKAIAFEILKFNKINDKIYHVWRRATRAKSLGSPLVEWFSIIAGAFIIIAALRRISENTLDSSIFINFMITTALLSDKISKISDQLNSTKKGTEALQRIRNFISQDFSLREINKKINSEFNNYNFTSIDKIHFNNVSIGNTDNSQLVKNINLTLNKGEILAIIGPSGVGKSTFIRTVLGLQKPLNGNIYINDQIITENLFYEISNKICFIPQDPFIFLGTIFENIVYPQKIVKPTQEQINLAKNALKLSLLDKDLMSNTSGLSGGEKQRLMFARIFYKTPHLIIIDEGTSALDLINETKIIKNLKEHVKNSITLVIAHRPAIKEYATNILDFSNSRTSQTVL, from the coding sequence ATGGATTTAAATGCAAATAAAGAAATGTCGACACTTAAAATTTGGAGCCAGCAAATTAAATTTTGGCCAAGTCATTTTGTGTTATTTACAATAGCTGCTATTATAACGATCCCTTTGTCACTTGCCTTGGTTAGTGTCACTTCTGTTATTATTCAAACAATTAACTTTGTACCAGACGATATTACTTGGAAAAGACTAATTGGTGAACAGTTTGCGTTGTGGATTACTCCATTGGTTGAGGGAACGCAATTTGAATATTCAATTCCTTTAACATTTCAAAAAGATTGGTTTGCTTTAATATTTATAATTCTATCTTTAACATATTGTTTATTAAATTTTTATTGTGAATTTAACCTAAAATATCTTGGAGAAAAGCTTGCAAAAATGCTTCGCTATGAAATTTCTAATAAGTATTTTTCTTTAAATTATTTAAGTGCTAAAAATATTGACATTGGCTTACTTTCTTCTATGGTGGGGGAAGATATTAGAGAAGCACAACAAACATTTACAAGATTAATAAACACTATTATTAAAAATGGTTTAACCTCAATTGTATTAATTTTATGGTTAATTATTTTAGATTATCAGCTTTTTATTTTGTTTTTAACCGTTCTTATTCCTGCTGGAATTGTTTTAAAAGTTACTTCAAAAACATTAAAAAAACTTTCTAGACAAGGATTACAGTTTGAAAGTGAACTATTAAGTAGTATTCTTGAAAGAATGAGAGGGTGGCAAACAATTCAATCACACAAAGCTATAGCATTTGAGATTTTAAAATTTAATAAAATTAATGATAAAATATATCATGTTTGGAGAAGAGCAACCCGAGCGAAATCTTTAGGAAGTCCTCTTGTTGAGTGGTTTTCAATAATAGCTGGGGCATTTATAATTATTGCAGCGCTCAGAAGAATTTCTGAAAACACTTTAGACAGTAGTATATTTATTAATTTTATGATTACTACAGCTTTATTATCTGATAAAATTAGTAAAATATCTGATCAACTAAATTCTACTAAAAAGGGTACCGAAGCTTTACAACGTATTAGAAATTTTATATCGCAAGATTTTTCTTTAAGAGAAATTAATAAAAAAATTAATTCTGAATTTAATAATTATAACTTTACTTCTATTGATAAAATTCATTTTAATAATGTATCTATAGGTAACACCGATAACTCTCAACTTGTAAAAAACATCAACCTTACTCTTAATAAAGGAGAAATTTTAGCAATAATTGGTCCATCAGGAGTTGGTAAAAGCACATTTATTAGAACAGTCCTAGGATTGCAAAAACCATTAAATGGAAATATATATATAAATGATCAAATAATTACTGAAAACTTATTTTATGAAATTTCTAATAAAATTTGCTTTATCCCTCAAGATCCTTTTATATTTTTAGGAACAATTTTTGAAAATATTGTTTATCCTCAAAAAATTGTTAAACCAACTCAAGAACAAATCAATCTTGCAAAAAATGCTTTAAAGTTATCACTTTTAGATAAAGATCTAATGTCCAATACTTCTGGACTATCGGGTGGCGAAAAACAACGATTAATGTTTGCTAGAATATTTTACAAAACACCTCATTTGATTATTATCGATGAGGGAACTAGCGCTCTAGATCTCATTAATGAAACTAAAATTATTAAAAATTTAAAAGAGCATGTAAAAAATTCTATTACTTTGGTCATTGCGCATAGACCCGCTATAAAAGAGTATGCTACCAATATTCTGGACTTTTCTAATTCAAGAACCTCACAAACTGTATTATAG
- a CDS encoding lysophospholipid acyltransferase family protein, giving the protein MKLKIILKKMGKEFINIFRGVYTWINIIILSIFFSTTIIISFPFVFFVDKERHSLHKLAAIWALAIQYLNPWWKFSIKGKENLAKKNEAVIYVANHQSQADILALFILSTRFRWIAKASLFKIPFFGWGMKLIGYVPVERGNKLSAEKSLKLSSRHLKNGTPMIFFPEGTRSKTGSLGEFKTGAYRLAKTLNLPIVPITINGCAKMLPKGSILPKKSNVSITIHPRIEPNNLSYLEILEKSREAILSKLKT; this is encoded by the coding sequence ATGAAATTAAAAATAATTTTAAAAAAAATGGGAAAAGAATTTATAAACATATTTAGAGGAGTTTATACTTGGATTAATATTATTATTTTAAGTATATTTTTTTCTACTACAATTATAATTTCTTTTCCTTTTGTCTTTTTTGTTGATAAAGAAAGACACTCATTACATAAATTAGCTGCAATTTGGGCTTTAGCCATACAATATTTAAACCCATGGTGGAAGTTTTCAATTAAAGGGAAAGAAAACTTAGCGAAAAAAAATGAGGCCGTAATTTATGTAGCAAACCATCAAAGCCAAGCAGACATACTCGCTTTATTTATTTTATCTACTAGGTTCAGATGGATTGCTAAAGCTTCTTTATTTAAAATTCCTTTTTTTGGTTGGGGAATGAAACTAATTGGATATGTCCCAGTAGAAAGAGGCAACAAATTAAGTGCTGAGAAAAGTTTAAAACTTTCATCAAGGCATCTTAAAAATGGAACCCCTATGATTTTTTTTCCTGAAGGAACTCGAAGCAAAACAGGCAGTCTTGGCGAATTTAAGACTGGAGCTTATAGACTCGCTAAAACTCTAAATCTGCCTATAGTCCCGATTACTATTAACGGCTGTGCAAAAATGCTGCCAAAAGGGTCTATTCTACCAAAAAAATCTAACGTTTCTATTACTATACACCCAAGAATTGAACCAAATAATCTCAGTTATTTAGAAATACTAGAAAAATCACGCGAAGCAATTTTATCAAAGCTTAAAACATAA
- a CDS encoding phosphopantothenoylcysteine decarboxylase codes for MKHRNSKNISNLAKTFEKFSSNSEINESLPVDLQVESSSKFLSNMKITIIGGGGIAATELPKLSRELRRHGASTQFCITENCLKFIGIDSLRWASGNEVIINPTGLAEHICAADALVVCPATADLISKSVNGICSDGATTLIQSALGLKKTIIFCATMHESLTNSPIIKQNREKLTKIPGVFFTTPRFEEGKEKLPSHQNLAIEIAHIINKAALFNSNSQNIIITAGGTRIMIDPVRCITNLSTGSLGIEVAKVFYAMGIKTKLILGNTNFEVPEYQYQTIANLPEYEDMYNYVKNINEKDFDGIIHLVAGSDFICKNKFSEKISSTQEKVHLELNKTKKIIDLENISKIRFKAAAKLTSGKQEEGIKAACEHMQIKQLNAILYSNIKDIWKNNNDHNAIFIENNDSILIKEPVSGKKDIALKFFSSFIKFKG; via the coding sequence ATGAAACATCGCAATTCAAAGAACATAAGCAATTTAGCAAAAACTTTTGAAAAGTTTAGCAGTAATTCAGAAATTAATGAGTCCTTACCTGTCGATCTCCAAGTGGAAAGCTCTTCTAAATTTCTGTCAAACATGAAAATTACAATCATTGGAGGAGGAGGGATTGCTGCAACAGAGCTGCCAAAATTATCGCGTGAACTACGGCGCCATGGCGCCTCAACACAGTTTTGTATTACTGAAAATTGTTTAAAATTTATTGGGATTGACAGTTTACGCTGGGCTTCGGGCAACGAAGTGATTATTAACCCTACTGGCCTAGCAGAACATATCTGCGCCGCAGATGCCCTTGTTGTGTGCCCAGCTACAGCAGACCTCATATCAAAAAGCGTAAATGGGATCTGCTCAGATGGTGCAACAACTTTAATTCAAAGTGCTTTAGGATTGAAAAAAACAATAATTTTTTGCGCTACTATGCATGAAAGTTTAACAAACTCTCCTATTATTAAACAAAATAGAGAAAAACTGACAAAAATTCCTGGAGTATTTTTTACAACCCCTCGTTTTGAAGAAGGTAAAGAAAAATTACCTTCACATCAGAATCTTGCTATAGAAATTGCCCATATTATCAATAAAGCAGCGTTATTTAATTCAAACTCCCAGAATATCATAATCACCGCTGGGGGCACACGGATCATGATTGATCCTGTTCGATGCATAACAAACTTATCAACTGGCTCTTTAGGTATTGAAGTTGCAAAAGTTTTTTATGCTATGGGAATAAAAACTAAACTTATTCTAGGTAACACAAATTTTGAAGTACCAGAATATCAATATCAAACTATTGCTAATCTTCCAGAGTATGAAGATATGTATAATTATGTCAAAAATATTAATGAAAAAGATTTCGATGGAATAATTCATTTAGTGGCTGGATCAGATTTTATTTGTAAAAATAAATTTTCTGAGAAAATCTCGAGCACTCAAGAAAAAGTTCATCTTGAACTAAATAAAACTAAAAAAATTATTGATCTTGAAAATATTTCTAAAATTAGATTTAAGGCCGCGGCTAAACTAACATCAGGAAAGCAAGAAGAAGGAATAAAAGCTGCATGTGAACATATGCAAATAAAACAACTTAATGCTATCCTATATAGTAATATTAAAGATATTTGGAAAAACAATAATGATCACAACGCTATCTTTATAGAAAATAATGATAGCATTTTAATAAAAGAACCAGTTTCTGGTAAAAAAGATATTGCATTAAAATTTTTTAGTTCTTTTATTAAATTTAAAGGATAA